The following are encoded in a window of Ricinus communis isolate WT05 ecotype wild-type chromosome 4, ASM1957865v1, whole genome shotgun sequence genomic DNA:
- the LOC8266368 gene encoding elongator complex protein 3 has product MATAVMSDSKKLPRPGRGGYQAHGLTEEEARVRAIAEIVNSMVELSRKNQTVDLNAIKSAACRKYGLARAPKLVEMIAALPESDRESLLPKLRAKPVRTASGIAVVAVMSKPHRCPHIATTGNICVYCPGGPDSDFEYSTQSYTGYEPTSMRAIRARYNSYVQARSRIDQLKRLGHSVDKVEFILMGGTFMSLPADYRDYFIRNLHDALSGHTSANVEEAVAYSEHGAVKCIGMTIETRPDYCLGPHLRQMLSYGCTRLEIGVQSTYEDVARDTNRGHTVAAVADCFCLAKDAGFKVVAHMMPDLPNVGVERDMESFREFFESPSFRADGLKIYPTLVIRGTGLYELWKTGRYRNYPPEQLVDIVARILAMVPPWTRVYRVQRDIPMPLVTSGVEKGNLRELALARMDDLGLKCRDVRTREAGIQDIHHKIRPEEVELVRRDYTANEGWETFLSYEDTRQDILVGLLRLRKCGRNVTCPELMGKCSIVRELHVYGTAVPVHGRDADKLQHQGYGTLLMEEAERIARCEHRSTKIAVISGVGTRHYYRKLGYGLEGPYMVKCLA; this is encoded by the exons ATGGCAACCGCAGTAATGTCCGACTCCAAAAAGCTCCCACGACCGGGAAGGGGCGGGTATCAAGCACATGGACTGACCGAAGAAGAAGCCCGTGTTCGAGCCATAGCAGAAATCGTAAACTCCATGGTAGAGCTCTCACGAAAGAACCAAACTGTAGACCTAAACGCTATCAAATCCGCCGCATGCCGCAAGTACGGCCTCGCACGAGCACCAAAGCTCGTGGAGATGATCGCGGCTCTGCCTGAGTCCGACCGAGAATCGCTACTTCCTAAGCTCCGTGCCAAGCCAGTTCGTACTGCTTCAGGAATCGCGGTCGTGGCCGTTATGTCGAAGCCGCATCGGTGTCCGCATATTGCGACCACGGGAaatatttgtgtttattgTCCCGGTGGACCGGACTCTGATTTCGAGTACAGCACACAGTCCTATACTGGTTATGAACCTACTAGTATGCGTGCAATTCGAGCCAG ATATAATTCGTATGTCCAGGCTAGAAGCAGGATAGATCAGCTTAAGAGATTAGGTCACAGCGTAGACAAG GTTGAGTTTATATTGATGGGTGGTACTTTCATGTCACTGCCAGCAGATTACCGTGATTATTTTATAAGGAATCTTCATGATGCGCTGTCTGGACACACTTCCGCCAATGTTGAAGAGGCAGTTGCCTACTCTGAGCATGGTGCAGTCAAGTGTATTGGCATGACTATTGAAAC GAGACCAGATTATTGTCTTGGACCTCATCTGCGTCAAATGCTTTCTTATGGTTGTACACGACTGGAGATTGGAGTGCAAAGCACATATGAGGATGTTGCTCGGGATACAAATAGAGGACACACAGTGGCTGCTGTTGCTGATTGTTTTTGCTTGGCAAAAGATGCGGGTTTCAAG GTTGTTGCTCATATGATGCCTGATCTTCCAAATGTTGGGGTTGAGAGGGACATGGAAAGTTTTCGAGAATTCTTTGAAAGTCCTTCATTTAGAGCCGATGGACTCAAAATTTATCCTACACTTGTAATTCGTGGAACTGGGCTTTATGAACTCTGGAAAACTGGCAG ATATAGAAACTACCCACCTGAACAACTTGTGGATATTGTAGCACGGATTCTAGCTATGGTACCCCCTTGGACACGTGTTTATAGAGTTCAACGGGATATTCCCATGCCTTTGGTTACATCTGGAGttgagaaaggaaatcttAGGGAGCTAGCTTTAGCCCGAATGGATGACTTGGGCTTGAAATGCCGTGATGTTCGCACACGTGAGGCTGGAATCCAG GACATTCATCATAAAATTAGGCCAGAAGAAGTTGAGCTTGTTCGCCGAGATTATACAGCTAATGAAGGTTGGGAGACATTTCTTTCATATGAGGATACACGGCAG GATATTCTTGTGGGTTTGTTGCGCTTGCGGAAATGTGGTCGGAACGTTACCTGCCCTGAGCTCATGGGGAAGTGCTCTATTGTTCGTGAGCTCCATGTTTATGGAACTGCAGTTCCTGTTCATGGCCGTGATGCAGACAAATTGCAACACCAG GGTTATGGGACGCTATTAATGGAAGAGGCAGAGAGGATTGCACGCTGTGAGCATAGATCAACTAAGATAGCTGTCATTTCAGGCGTTGGAACCCGTCACTACTATAGGAAATTGGGTTATGGGCTTGAAGGCCCTTACATGGTTAAATGTCTTGCCTGA